A window of the Campylobacter massiliensis genome harbors these coding sequences:
- a CDS encoding DegT/DnrJ/EryC1/StrS family aminotransferase: MKINFINLQAQYQKYKNEIDEQIKEVLDSSVYIGGKVGELEENLAKFSGAKHAIACSSGTDALLLAFMALDIKPSDEIITTPFTFIATAEMIAFLGAKPVFVDIDERTYNIDPNLIETKITPKTKAIVPVSLFGQAADMAAINAIAQKHGLVVIEDAAQSFGASQNGVKSCNLSRIATTSFFPAKPLGCYGDGGAIFTDDDALNEKIRILLNHGQSERYIHKYVGINGRLDAIQAGILNVKLKYLGDEIAKRQEIAVRYSCELKGVVAPFVAQGNVSAWAQYCIRVKDRAKMLEICAQKGVPTGVYYPVPLHLQEVFKDLGYKRGDFAVSEAVAQDIMALPMSAFVTKEEQDYVIEVINNA, from the coding sequence ATGAAGATAAATTTTATAAATTTACAAGCTCAGTATCAAAAATACAAAAACGAAATCGACGAGCAGATCAAAGAGGTGCTGGATAGCTCGGTCTATATCGGCGGCAAGGTTGGCGAGCTGGAGGAAAATCTGGCTAAATTTAGCGGCGCAAAGCACGCGATAGCTTGCAGTAGCGGCACGGACGCGCTGCTGCTAGCCTTTATGGCGCTTGATATAAAGCCCAGCGACGAGATCATCACGACGCCTTTTACCTTTATCGCTACGGCCGAGATGATAGCGTTTCTGGGCGCAAAGCCCGTGTTCGTCGATATCGACGAGAGGACGTACAACATTGATCCAAATTTGATCGAAACAAAGATCACGCCAAAGACCAAGGCTATCGTGCCGGTGTCGCTTTTTGGGCAGGCGGCAGATATGGCGGCGATAAACGCTATCGCGCAAAAGCACGGCTTAGTCGTCATCGAAGACGCCGCGCAAAGCTTTGGTGCGAGCCAAAACGGCGTAAAATCCTGCAATCTTTCGCGTATCGCTACGACCTCGTTTTTCCCGGCTAAGCCGCTTGGCTGCTACGGCGACGGCGGAGCGATATTTACGGACGACGACGCCCTAAACGAAAAGATACGCATCCTACTAAATCACGGCCAGTCCGAGCGCTACATCCACAAATACGTCGGCATAAACGGCAGACTCGACGCCATCCAGGCGGGCATTTTAAACGTCAAGCTAAAATATCTCGGCGACGAAATCGCAAAACGCCAAGAGATCGCTGTGCGGTATTCTTGCGAGCTAAAGGGCGTCGTAGCGCCTTTTGTCGCACAGGGCAACGTCTCGGCGTGGGCGCAGTACTGCATCCGCGTAAAAGATAGGGCGAAGATGCTAGAAATCTGCGCGCAAAAAGGCGTGCCGACGGGAGTTTATTACCCCGTGCCGCTGCATTTGCAAGAGGTGTTTAAGGATCTTGGCTACAAGCGGGGAGATTTTGCCGTGAGCGAGGCGGTGGCGCAGGATATAATGGCGCTGCCGATGTCCGCGTTTGTAACCAAGGAGGAGCAAGACTACGTCATCGAGGTTATAAATAATGCTTAA
- a CDS encoding Gfo/Idh/MocA family protein, protein MLKFALIGLGVMGKNHYRALQNVGGVQIVALCDPFSKENFAQKIYADLDEMLESENLNAAVIATPTSLHKEAALKCMRKGLNLLIEKPVCANAADAQILLEEAKRRDIKVAVGHVERFNPAIVALKKELENEEIYSVQITRNAPFPQRIADVGILADLSVHDIDLIRFLSGKEIKSADIKCSRKIHAKFEDNAVLSFELDGEITALIATSWLAYRRKRTVEVACKGAVYEADLLNQSLVKFSEFDASSCKMQNIFVKRTDPLTSELEDFVRLLSGEQSAGASIEDSLKTLKIIENAS, encoded by the coding sequence ATGCTTAAATTTGCGCTCATAGGTCTTGGTGTAATGGGTAAAAACCACTACCGCGCTCTACAAAACGTCGGGGGCGTGCAGATAGTTGCGCTTTGCGATCCGTTTAGCAAGGAAAATTTCGCGCAAAAAATTTACGCTGATCTTGACGAGATGCTAGAGAGCGAAAATTTAAACGCCGCCGTCATCGCTACGCCGACCTCGCTACATAAAGAAGCGGCGCTAAAATGCATGCGAAAGGGGCTAAATTTGCTCATCGAAAAGCCCGTTTGCGCAAACGCCGCGGACGCTCAAATTTTACTTGAGGAAGCTAAGCGGCGAGATATAAAGGTAGCCGTCGGGCACGTCGAGCGCTTTAATCCCGCGATCGTAGCGCTAAAAAAAGAGCTTGAAAACGAGGAAATTTATAGCGTGCAAATAACCAGAAACGCGCCCTTTCCGCAGCGAATCGCGGATGTTGGCATACTGGCCGATCTATCAGTGCACGATATAGATCTCATTAGATTTTTAAGCGGCAAAGAGATAAAAAGCGCCGATATAAAATGCTCGCGCAAAATCCACGCCAAATTTGAAGACAACGCGGTTTTGTCGTTTGAGCTTGATGGCGAGATAACGGCTCTCATCGCTACTAGCTGGCTAGCGTACAGACGCAAAAGAACGGTTGAGGTTGCGTGCAAGGGGGCGGTTTACGAGGCTGATTTGCTAAATCAGAGTCTCGTTAAATTTAGCGAATTTGACGCAAGCTCGTGCAAAATGCAAAATATATTCGTAAAAAGAACCGATCCGCTAACAAGCGAGCTAGAGGACTTCGTGCGTCTCTTAAGCGGTGAGCAAAGTGCGGGCGCGAGTATAGAAGATAGCCTAAAAACGCTAAAAATCATAGAGAATGCGAGCTAA
- the cysK gene encoding cysteine synthase A, which translates to MIYENIVQTIGKTPIVRINSVHEEGMAEIYAKLEFFNPGGSVKDRIAANMILGMQKEGTLKKGDVIVEPTSGNTGIGAAMVGAAMGYKVVLVMPETMSIERRKLQKAYGAELVLTEGAKGMKGAIEKANELVREKGYVMLSQFENKFNPQAHELTTAKEIMDDFGELDAFVAGVGTGGTLSGTARALKANGYKTKIVAVEPNDSAVISGEKPGPHKIQGIGAGFIPATLDTACIDEIERVDNDEAFETARKLAKEEGILLGISGGAALAAAVKVAKRLGKGKKVLFIAPDNGERYLSTPLYEA; encoded by the coding sequence ATGATATATGAAAACATCGTTCAAACCATCGGTAAAACGCCGATCGTAAGGATAAACAGCGTGCACGAAGAGGGCATGGCTGAAATCTACGCAAAGCTTGAGTTTTTTAACCCGGGCGGCTCGGTAAAAGATAGAATCGCCGCAAATATGATCCTCGGTATGCAAAAAGAGGGCACGCTAAAAAAAGGCGACGTCATCGTGGAGCCAACTAGCGGCAACACCGGCATAGGCGCGGCTATGGTCGGCGCGGCGATGGGATACAAGGTCGTACTAGTGATGCCTGAAACTATGAGCATAGAAAGACGCAAGCTACAAAAGGCCTACGGAGCGGAGCTAGTGCTAACCGAGGGCGCAAAGGGCATGAAGGGCGCGATCGAAAAAGCAAACGAGCTCGTGCGCGAAAAAGGCTACGTGATGCTAAGTCAGTTTGAAAATAAATTTAACCCGCAGGCTCACGAACTAACGACGGCAAAAGAGATCATGGACGACTTCGGGGAGCTTGACGCGTTTGTAGCGGGCGTAGGCACGGGCGGTACGCTAAGCGGCACCGCAAGAGCGCTAAAAGCAAACGGCTATAAGACTAAGATCGTCGCCGTCGAGCCAAACGACTCCGCCGTGATCTCGGGCGAAAAACCCGGTCCGCACAAGATCCAGGGCATAGGAGCGGGCTTTATCCCGGCTACGCTTGATACTGCTTGCATCGACGAGATAGAGCGCGTGGATAACGACGAGGCCTTTGAGACGGCTAGAAAGCTGGCTAAAGAGGAGGGTATCTTGCTAGGTATCTCGGGCGGCGCGGCTCTGGCGGCTGCGGTAAAGGTCGCAAAGAGGCTAGGTAAGGGCAAAAAGGTGCTTTTCATAGCTCCTGATAACGGCGAGAGATATCTTAGTACTCCGCTTTACGAGGCGTGA
- the cysE gene encoding serine O-acetyltransferase yields MAELNELVATVREKDPSVASCCYGAILVNTPGIHAVFFHRFAHFLHVKNWRFTARFVSQMSRFLTGIEIHPGAKIGRRLFIDHGMGVVIGETAEVGDDVLIYHQVTLGGTGKECCKRHPTVKNGVTIAAGAKVLGNILIGENAKIGANSVVLKDVPDNATVVGIPARIVRINGERVGE; encoded by the coding sequence ATAGCTGAGCTAAACGAGCTGGTCGCGACCGTGCGAGAAAAGGACCCGTCGGTAGCCTCGTGCTGCTACGGGGCGATCCTCGTCAATACTCCGGGCATCCACGCCGTCTTTTTTCATAGATTCGCGCACTTTTTGCATGTTAAAAATTGGCGATTTACGGCGCGCTTCGTTTCGCAGATGTCGCGCTTTTTAACGGGTATCGAGATACATCCGGGCGCCAAGATCGGCAGGCGGCTTTTTATCGATCACGGTATGGGCGTGGTTATCGGCGAGACGGCCGAGGTGGGAGATGACGTGCTGATCTATCATCAAGTAACTCTAGGCGGCACGGGCAAAGAGTGCTGCAAGCGCCACCCGACCGTAAAAAACGGCGTCACGATAGCAGCCGGCGCAAAGGTGCTAGGAAACATCCTGATCGGCGAAAACGCCAAGATAGGCGCAAACTCGGTAGTGCTAAAAGACGTGCCCGATAACGCCACGGTCGTAGGAATCCCTGCTAGGATCGTGCGAATAAACGGCGAACGAGTCGGCGAGTAG
- a CDS encoding 3'-5' exonuclease, translating to MNQDFENLLAVIAKRNVPYADFVAATKQMDEYTELFDVRDVQMWRALGLDITRTAKNQIELKTRRKEIKDQIFCVVDIETSGGINSGQIIEIGALKLQNGEIIGKFETFVYAPYVPENISELTGITAEHLKNAPSLAFVMEQFKVFLGQSVFVAHNARFDYGFISATLEALGYGELLNRKLCTIDLARRTIASPKYGLGTLKEILGIKNTHHRALSDAIAAAEIFKYSLQKLPSEVKTTEDLIEFSKSAKTMKRLKITTNEAGEPVKFDDNENLSEASESQILNVGGKIQKEKEPKLPIFDE from the coding sequence TTGAACCAAGATTTTGAAAATTTACTAGCCGTCATCGCTAAGCGAAACGTGCCCTACGCGGACTTCGTCGCCGCAACCAAGCAAATGGACGAATACACCGAGCTTTTTGATGTTCGCGACGTGCAGATGTGGCGCGCGCTGGGGCTTGACATAACCCGCACCGCAAAAAACCAAATCGAGCTAAAAACTCGCCGCAAAGAGATAAAAGATCAAATTTTTTGCGTCGTAGATATAGAAACTAGCGGTGGTATAAATAGCGGCCAGATCATCGAAATCGGCGCGCTAAAGCTACAAAACGGCGAAATAATCGGCAAATTTGAAACCTTCGTGTACGCGCCCTACGTCCCGGAAAATATCAGCGAACTAACTGGCATCACCGCAGAACACCTAAAAAACGCGCCAAGCCTAGCCTTTGTCATGGAACAATTTAAAGTTTTTCTAGGCCAGAGCGTTTTTGTGGCACACAACGCTCGCTTCGACTATGGCTTTATCAGCGCGACGCTAGAGGCGCTAGGATACGGAGAGCTACTAAACCGCAAACTCTGCACGATCGACCTAGCCCGCCGCACTATCGCCTCGCCAAAATACGGCTTAGGCACGCTAAAAGAGATTTTAGGCATAAAGAACACTCACCACAGGGCACTAAGCGACGCTATCGCAGCGGCTGAAATTTTTAAATACTCACTACAAAAGCTCCCGAGCGAGGTAAAAACGACCGAGGATCTAATAGAATTTAGCAAATCGGCTAAGACGATGAAGCGACTAAAAATCACGACGAATGAAGCCGGCGAACCGGTCAAATTTGACGACAATGAAAATTTGAGCGAAGCAAGCGAGTCTCAAATTTTAAACGTCGGCGGCAAAATACAAAAAGAAAAAGAGCCTAAACTTCCAATATTTGACGAGTAA
- the rpe gene encoding ribulose-phosphate 3-epimerase: protein MYVAPSILSADFGNLRAEIEAICEAGADLVHVDVMDGHFVPNLTIGPVVVNAVAKAATKPLDIHLMVQNNTFFADLFLPLKPKFLSFHIEEEKHPLRLIDHIRSHGVGPAIVLNPHTPIWAIEHIVNEVDMVLLMSVNPGFGGQKFIPSVLEKARSLREMIERKNAKCMIEVDGGVTGLNVAQLDEAGVDIVVAGSYIFSSNSYEHSIRSLKLEF from the coding sequence ATGTACGTAGCACCGAGTATTTTATCGGCTGATTTTGGAAATTTAAGAGCCGAGATCGAGGCCATCTGCGAGGCCGGAGCCGATCTCGTGCATGTTGACGTGATGGACGGGCATTTCGTGCCAAATTTAACCATCGGCCCCGTCGTCGTAAACGCCGTAGCAAAGGCCGCTACAAAGCCGCTAGACATACACCTGATGGTGCAAAACAATACCTTTTTTGCGGATCTTTTTTTGCCTTTGAAGCCTAAATTTTTAAGCTTTCACATCGAGGAGGAAAAGCATCCGCTACGTCTAATAGATCATATCCGCAGTCACGGCGTGGGGCCTGCCATCGTTCTAAACCCGCATACTCCGATCTGGGCGATCGAGCACATCGTAAACGAGGTCGATATGGTGCTGCTAATGAGCGTAAATCCGGGGTTCGGTGGTCAAAAGTTTATCCCTTCGGTGCTCGAAAAAGCCCGCAGCTTACGCGAAATGATCGAGCGCAAAAATGCTAAATGTATGATCGAAGTCGACGGCGGCGTGACGGGACTAAACGTCGCGCAGCTCGACGAAGCGGGCGTGGATATCGTCGTGGCGGGCAGTTATATATTTTCGTCAAATTCATACGAGCACTCTATCCGCTCGCTAAAGCTCGAGTTTTGA
- a CDS encoding STAS domain-containing protein, translating into MRLRFKDNVAIFYPLGFLDGDIDKYSIGDASMRQLRQNAPRHILISLKNAVYFNKVGFNLILEIVSRLAKESNADIGFCDYNELKFKALKRMSKDVLNVSFFETSNVALLFWGTFEPEFANRRIIVFNSDAEQKRQIALRLSGRGYKPVIAKDINEFKSTYKDFEYAVHLTDIKSSKKDIKITLKENVVIYGIDGFIDSSFSENFDYKVFLNSLKVGFKFFVFDMSKSSSINIHGVSFLAKLMMECAEYGATIALCGLKKESMSKALVYDLEDCGILLYRSIEDFFNDDATIEGGGATAEDRPKNITKELVDVLPNLLKVIIDTLASLSNLPVTRTATEIANFGCDEEKFCMGSVAFYGDINAKFILCIEKYAVHRICKILLQEGSGVSMTEAYADLLSVISDRIEAWLKGQKIEANFTLPHVFETIIDEDKKNKGVLVRLDIDGMDAIFFLSK; encoded by the coding sequence ATGAGACTGAGATTTAAAGATAACGTTGCGATATTTTACCCTCTTGGCTTTCTAGACGGAGATATCGACAAATACAGCATTGGCGATGCAAGCATGAGACAATTGCGCCAAAATGCGCCGCGCCATATACTAATATCCCTAAAAAACGCCGTTTATTTCAATAAGGTAGGCTTTAATCTCATCCTAGAAATCGTCTCAAGGCTAGCAAAAGAAAGTAACGCCGACATAGGCTTTTGCGACTACAACGAGCTTAAATTTAAAGCGCTAAAAAGGATGTCAAAGGACGTTTTAAACGTATCGTTTTTTGAGACTTCAAACGTCGCGCTCCTATTTTGGGGTACTTTTGAGCCGGAATTTGCAAACAGACGCATCATAGTATTTAACTCGGACGCCGAACAAAAACGTCAGATCGCACTGAGGCTTTCAGGCCGCGGATACAAGCCCGTGATCGCAAAAGATATCAACGAATTTAAGAGTACCTATAAAGATTTTGAATACGCCGTACATCTAACCGACATAAAATCAAGCAAAAAAGATATCAAAATCACGCTTAAAGAAAATGTCGTGATCTACGGCATAGACGGCTTTATCGACTCTTCTTTCTCGGAAAATTTCGACTATAAAGTTTTTCTAAATTCGCTCAAGGTTGGCTTTAAATTTTTTGTTTTTGATATGAGCAAATCAAGCTCTATCAACATCCACGGCGTATCGTTTTTAGCCAAACTTATGATGGAGTGCGCCGAATACGGAGCCACGATAGCTCTGTGCGGATTAAAAAAAGAAAGCATGTCAAAAGCGCTTGTTTATGACTTGGAAGACTGCGGGATTTTGCTTTACCGCTCGATAGAGGACTTTTTTAACGACGACGCTACGATAGAAGGCGGCGGCGCAACAGCCGAGGATAGACCCAAAAATATCACGAAAGAGCTTGTAGACGTCCTACCTAACTTGCTAAAAGTCATCATAGATACGCTGGCGTCTTTATCAAATTTACCCGTCACCCGTACCGCCACGGAGATAGCAAATTTTGGCTGCGACGAGGAGAAATTTTGCATGGGTTCGGTAGCGTTTTACGGCGACATCAATGCCAAATTTATTCTCTGCATCGAAAAATACGCCGTTCATAGGATCTGCAAAATTTTACTCCAAGAAGGTAGCGGCGTGAGTATGACCGAGGCCTACGCAGACCTACTTAGTGTCATCTCTGATCGCATCGAGGCGTGGCTAAAAGGCCAAAAGATAGAGGCAAATTTTACCTTGCCGCACGTTTTTGAAACCATCATAGACGAAGACAAAAAAAACAAAGGCGTCCTAGTGCGACTCGATATAGACGGTATGGACGCGATATTTTTTCTAAGTAAATAA
- the rpmB gene encoding 50S ribosomal protein L28 produces MSRVCAITGKGPMVGNNVSHAKNRTKRRFLPNLRTIRVTLEDGTTRKIKVAASTLRTMRKQSR; encoded by the coding sequence ATGTCAAGAGTATGCGCAATAACAGGCAAAGGCCCGATGGTAGGCAACAATGTTAGCCACGCGAAAAATAGAACGAAAAGAAGGTTTTTACCAAATCTAAGAACCATCCGTGTTACGCTAGAGGACGGCACTACGAGAAAGATCAAGGTAGCTGCTTCTACGCTAAGAACGATGAGAAAACAGTCACGCTAA
- a CDS encoding potassium channel family protein: MFKKILKFLNWSSSAKPQINLNTELYEQLRPFRLPLILVVLMMMIGAMGYVTIDGFSLIDAIYQAGMTFTTVGFTEVAPISPAGRIFTITFILLGFAVFTFSTGLMLEVLKKGALVAIIKERRMLYKIARLKNHFVICYHNQYTMELSREFRENHIPFIVIDPREDLPEIAEKYKYPYYIVSQPHTQTALLKTHFSSAKGMITLSPNIADNIALIATVRLYEKEIGRKKPYFIMTNSDNQDDTERLKKLGANSVVSPSKLVAQRLSAMSVRPDMENLLEQFLYKQDSPIDIEEILVPDYSWVRFKRLKETNLRNITNADVVGIKDVNNKFIPMPKGDTLIGTGTKLLVIGTGESIRLTKRVIKSKHKPEELKYV, from the coding sequence TTGTTTAAAAAGATTTTAAAATTCCTCAACTGGTCAAGTTCCGCCAAACCTCAAATCAACCTCAATACCGAACTTTACGAACAACTTCGCCCGTTTCGCTTACCGCTCATCTTAGTCGTTTTGATGATGATGATCGGCGCTATGGGCTACGTCACGATCGACGGTTTTAGCCTGATAGACGCGATTTATCAGGCCGGTATGACTTTTACGACCGTCGGTTTTACCGAGGTCGCTCCTATTTCTCCGGCTGGCCGGATTTTTACTATCACTTTTATTTTGCTAGGCTTTGCCGTTTTTACGTTTTCTACGGGTTTGATGCTCGAAGTTTTAAAAAAAGGCGCGCTCGTAGCGATCATAAAGGAAAGACGAATGCTATACAAGATCGCAAGACTAAAAAACCACTTTGTCATCTGCTATCACAACCAATACACAATGGAATTAAGCCGCGAATTTAGGGAAAACCACATCCCATTTATTGTTATTGATCCGCGTGAGGATCTGCCGGAAATCGCGGAAAAATACAAGTATCCATACTATATCGTCTCTCAGCCGCACACGCAAACGGCGCTTTTAAAGACGCATTTTTCAAGCGCAAAAGGCATGATCACGCTAAGCCCAAACATCGCCGATAACATCGCCCTTATCGCCACCGTAAGGCTATATGAAAAAGAGATCGGGCGCAAAAAGCCGTATTTTATAATGACAAACTCCGATAACCAAGACGATACCGAGCGCCTAAAAAAGCTCGGAGCAAACAGCGTCGTGAGCCCATCAAAGCTCGTAGCTCAGCGCCTTAGCGCGATGAGCGTACGTCCGGATATGGAAAATTTGCTCGAGCAGTTTTTGTATAAGCAAGACTCGCCGATCGACATCGAGGAGATATTGGTGCCTGATTATTCGTGGGTGCGCTTTAAACGCCTAAAAGAAACTAACCTGCGAAATATAACAAACGCCGACGTCGTTGGCATCAAAGACGTAAATAACAAATTTATACCGATGCCAAAGGGCGATACGCTGATAGGCACAGGCACGAAGCTGCTAGTCATCGGCACGGGCGAGTCTATACGCCTAACTAAACGCGTCATAAAAAGCAAGCATAAGCCAGAAGAGCTAAAATACGTTTAA
- a CDS encoding YdcH family protein, translating to MFHEDRELITKLKGTNARFTSLFDKHNDLDEKIAEMQKGNVYNDAEVDALKREKLRLKDEIYAFLAEYKKENNL from the coding sequence ATGTTTCATGAAGATAGAGAGCTTATAACTAAGCTAAAAGGCACGAATGCGAGATTTACGTCGCTTTTCGACAAACACAACGACCTAGACGAAAAGATCGCAGAGATGCAAAAAGGCAATGTCTACAACGATGCGGAAGTGGATGCTCTAAAACGCGAAAAACTCAGACTAAAAGACGAAATTTACGCCTTTTTGGCCGAGTATAAAAAAGAAAATAATCTTTAA